The Synechococcus sp. WH 8101 sequence GGTCTTGCCTTTGTCGGTGTAGCGCAGCACCGAGGCGGTACCGGTCACGCCATCAAACTTGTACTTCTGGTTCCGGTAGACGTACTTGGAACCGTTGTTGCCACCAGCGTTGACAGCACCGGTCACGAAGGTGGTCTGACCCTTCAGTTTGGTGGTGGTGGAGAACTGGGTCGCTTCCAGCTCGCCCACGCGGGCTTCGAGGCCATCCACACGACCCTTGAGGATCGCCAGCTCACGCTCGAATTCCTTCATCAGGCGCTTGAGCTCGTCGGTCACTTCGGTGACGCGGTCGAGACAGGCGTTGAGCAGGGCGGCCGCTTCAAAGCGGGTCATGGCGCGCTGACCGCGGTAGGTGCCGTTGGGGTAACCGGCAACGCAGCCGTAGCGCTCGATCAGGTTGCTCAGAGCCTGGTAAGCCCAGTCGGTCGGATACACATCCGAGAACTGGGTGATGCTGGTGACCTGCTCGCTGGAGCTGGCGTAGTCGGAAACGCCGTTGATGTTCAGCTCAGCAGCGTTGGCAGCCACAGGAGCCAGAAGGCCCAGGGCTGCAGGCGCCACCAGCAATTGCTGGAAGAGTTTCATTGGGGTCCTCACACCAAAATTGAGGGAAAAAGCCGCGGAAGGGAACAACGCAAGAAAATGCGCACACCCCCACGGACGTCCGCAAGGTACTCAGGCCACCCCAGCCGCGAACAGGAGGCCGGTCGAGAATCTGTCCAAAAAAAAGGCCCTCCGGCCAGTGACCGGAGGGCGAGGCGGGGGCGCGATGCCCCCAGGCACAGAGTCCTGAATCAGAACTTGAAGGTGGTCTTCACCAGACCGCCGAACTGGTTGTAGGAGACGCCTTGGGTCGCCGTACCTAGCGGACGGCTCAAATAGAAGATGGCGGGAGTGACCGAAATATTGTCGGTGACCTGGAACATGTACCACCACTCCCAGGCGTACTGACCATCACGCACCAACACATCCTCGGCATCAGAGGCCTGACGGTTAGAGAAGGTCTTGTTGCCGTCGAGACCCAAGGAGGTCACGAAGCCCTGCTGACCCACGGCCATACCGGCGCTGTTCCCTTTCAGGAACACATCAGCCCACTGCAGACCCACATACCAGGATTGGGTCGTGGCGCTGTCGAAGTCGTAACCGAGAAGCGTGGTGTCCTCAGCACCGCTGGTGCTGTTCAAGCCCCAGCCAGTAGAGATAGACGGGATCCAGCCGGCGTTTTCGGGCGTCCACCAGGCGCTGATACCCACAGAGTTGGTATTACCAAGGCTGCCCACCTGCGTAGCCAGAGGCGTCGCCGTTCCCTGGTACATATTGCCAAAGTTCTGAGAGCTGTAGTTGTAAGCAGCTGCCAGACCCCAGTTGTCCTTGGCGTAGGCAATCTGAACCGTTCCAGTGCCAGCAGAGCAATCAGTAGCTATGCCACCAGCAACGAAATTGCCATCGGCGTCAGTACAGGTGCGATTACCGTTGCCATCAAATGCCGTCGGCGCGGAGAAGTTCCCGTTACTTGACACATAGTTGGCACTGATGCTGAAGGCATCCTTTTGCCACCAGATACCAGCACCGGAACCGAGGTTCAGGTTGTAGGTCCCAGGTGCACCGGCGTAAGTGAAGAAGTCAAGAACGCTGTCGGCCGGATAGGCGCTCGGCCACACCGCCAGCATGTCGTCCTGACGCACGACACCACCAGCGGTCACGGTGAAGTCGCTACCGAGGGGGAACTGATAGAAGAGGCGATTCACAGTGATCGCATTGCCGATCGTACCTTCCTCGAAGGCCGTTTCCATGCCAGAAGCGGTGGCATAGGTGCCGCCGAAGGGACTGCCGATTCCGGTGGAAGCGTTAAAGCCGAAAGCACTGTTCTGGAAGTTGCCGGTGCGCAGACGCACTTTCAGCAGATCCTTACCCGTGAAGCTGGTGTCGAGATCCAGCTGCTGGTCGTAGTTGAAGACAGTGGCACCGAGGTTGGAATTGGCCAGGGTGGCCATTTTTTCGGTGTTCTTCGTGTCGCCCGCCGCAGTGATGGCTCGGTTGAAGATTCCGCGAACGGTTGTTGACTTCGGCATGGGATAACCGCCCACCAAGTCGCCGCTGGCATCAAACACGTTGATGTTCTTAGCGTTGCCACCGAAGGCATTGGCGCCAATCACGAAGGTGGTCTTGCCCTTCAGTTTGGTGGTGGTGGAGAACTGAGTTGCTTCAAGCTCGCCCACTTTGGCTTCGAGGCCATCCACGCGGCCCTTGAGGATGGCGAGCTCCTTCTCGAATTCCTTCATCAGGCGCTTGAGCTCGTCGGTCACTTCGGTGACGCGGTCGAGACAGGCGTTCAGCAGGGCGGCCGCTTCAAAGCGGGTCATGGCGCGCTGACCGCGGTAAGTGCCGTTGGGGTAACCGGCAACGCAGCCGTAGCGCTCGATCAGGTTGCTCAGAGCCTGGTAGGCCCAGTCGGTCGGATACACATCCGAGAACTGGGTGATGCTGGTGACCTGCTCGCTGGAGCTGGCGTAGTCGGAAACGCCATTGATGTTCAGCTCAGCGGCATTCGCGGCCACAGGAGCCAGAAGGCCCAGGGCTGCAGGCGCCACCAGCAATTGCTGGAAGAGTTTCATTGGGGTCCTCACACAGAACGGGCGCGATGCGCCAATCCGCAATGTGGGGGATTACCTGCCGTTAACCATCCCGGGATGTGACAGAGATTGCGATGTCCTGTAACAACGAGAACCAAAACCCAGGCAAACGGCTCGATCTGATACCAAATGCAGCGCGTCATCGAAACGCTCTGTGCAAAACGATACCCCCGACCGAAGACCGGCCGGGGGCTCTCGCCGGGTCCGCTCTGGCGCGGAACCGAATGATCAGTCAGATGGTGCCGTCAGCCGGCGTTCTCCGCGATCAGCAGACCCTGCATGAAAGAACTGGAACTCATGGACACCTCCTCCTGAATGGATGGTTGAACGCCGGTGTTGCTTTCGAAGCCAACCTCACCTCGGAAGGTTGAGGATGGCTTCACATCACTGCGATCTGGACGTTTGAACCCTAACGGAACTGGCGTCGTTTCGGGACGCAGGGCTGCCGTCACACCGCTCCTGCTGTGGAGCCTCACCCTGCTGCTCTGGCTCCCCTGGCTGGGGAACCAGCCCCTCCGCGACTGGGATGAGGGCCTGGTGGCCACAGTTTCGCGATCCACTGTTTCGCGATCCACCGATGGACTGCTGGCCTTCAAATGGGAGGCGGCCTATCTGAACAAACCGCCGGGCTTGCATTGGCTGATCGGCGGGGCTGTCCAACATTTCGGAGAGGCGGACGGGGTGGTGCGTCTGGTGCCCTGCCTGCTCTCAAGCCTCGCCGTGCCCCTGATCTACTGGCTGCGCTGCGGTCTGAATCCGACACCGGCAACCCCGGACGCACGCCGCCAGCGGGATCGCCGGGCCCTGATGGCGGCGCTGATCCTGATGACCCTGCTGCCGATGGCACGCCATGGTCGGCTGGCGATGCTGGATGGCACCCTCGTGAGTTGCTCCCTGCTGCTCTGGAGCGGCTGGATCACCAGCAGAACAACCCCTTGGCATGCCCTGCTGGCGGGGCTGGGAGGCAGCGGCGTTCTGCTGCTCAAACCGCCGGCGCTGCTGGGATTTCTCCTGATCGCGCTGGCGATCAGCCTCTGGGAACGGCGGCCCTGGCGCACCCCGGCGCTCGGCTGGTTCGGCCTTGGCCTGCTGCCCGGGATCGGATGGCATGGCTGGCACCTGCACCAACGGGGTGCCGATGCCCTGGTGATGTGGGGTGGTCAGGGTCTGGGACGGATCACCGAGGTGGTGGGCGAAAACCAGGGCGCCTGGGTGATGCCGATCACGGAGGTGCTCGAGGGTGGCTGGCCCTGGTTGCTGCTGCTGCCCACGGGGTTGGCCTGGGCCTGGCGCCACCGGCAGCAGAGCAGCGGTCGCTGGGAACTGGGACTGCTGATCGGCAGCGCCGCCCTGGTGCTCCCCCTGCGCACCCAGCTGCCTTGGTACAGCCATCTGCTTTGGGCTCCGATCGCCCTGCTCTGCGGCGAGGGCCTGGCCCAGCTGCTGCAGACGGGCAAGCCGCGCTGGCTGAGCTGGGGCTTTCAGCTTCTCGGAGTGCTCAGCCTTGTGCTGGCTGGATTGACCAGCCTTTTCGCTTCAAGCAATCAGCTGCCGATCGCCGCCCTCCTGCTCGCTGGGCTCGGGCTGCTGATCGGTGGCGCTGGGCTGCGCGGCGCCTCGCTGCGCTCGCGGCACCGCGGACTGGTGGCCGTGCTGGTGGGCTGGGGGCTGGCCCTGCTGATGCTCTGGCAGAGCCAGCTCTGGCTCTGGGAACTGAACGAAAGCTGGGATCCCAGGCCTATCGCCGGTCAGATCCGCCAGCTCCCCGAGGATGCCGTGGTCGTTCTCAAAGGCCCGACCCGTCCGTCGCTGGGCTGGTATGCCGGCCGGGAGTTGCGTCGTTCCAGCGAGACAGACAGCGACACAAGCGCCAACGAGCACTGGCGGGTGAGTCGGCAACAGGAATCCGATTGCGACAAGGTCGGCGCCACCCAGGAGGGGGACTGGGCCCTCTGGCATTGCCCCGCAACACCTTGAAAAACCACAGCCATGAACCAACACCCCCCGCATCGCGCTCCGGCGCCGCCCCCCGGCGCGCTCTGGCTCTGGTCTGTGCTGCTCGGCCTGCTCGCCTGGGGAACTTCAGCCCTGCGCCACGCGCTGCTGCAAAGCAACGCCTACGACCTCGGCCTGTTTGATCAATGGGCCTGGCTGATCGGCTCCGGGCACGTCCCGATCTCGTCGATGGAAGACGTGCATGTGCTGGCCGACCACGGCGCCTGGCTGTTCTATGCCGCCGGCGCAGCCTACGCCCTGCTGCCCTCGGTTCAATCGCTGCTGGCCAGTCAGGCCCTGGCCCTGGGGCTGACGGCGGTACCGATCTGGATGCTCGCCAGCCAGGCAGCCCTGTCGCGGCAACGCTGCTGGCTCGCCTGCGGACTCTGGTGGCTGCAGCCGGTGGTGTTCAACGCCAGCTTGTTCGACATGCATCCGGAAACCTGGGTGATGCCGGCCTTTGCCCTCGCCCTCTGGGCGGAGCGGGCTGAACGGCCCCGGCTCTGGCTGGCGCTGCTGCTGTTGATGCTGGGGGCCCGCGATGGCCTGGTGCTGATCACGGCGGGGATGGCGCTCGATCTGGGCTGGCGACGGCGCTGGCGCTGGAGTGCAAGCGCGGCTGCCCTCTCGGGCCTCTGGCTGCTGCTGCTGAGCCGCTGGCTCTACCCCCTGCTGCGCGATGGCGAGGGGCCGAAAGCGGCTGGGCGCATGTTCAGCCATCTGGGCGGGGCACCGGGCACGGTGCTGCAGAGCATCGACTGGAGCGGCGGAGGCCTGTATCTGCTGCTGCTGGCCTTGCCCTGCCTCTGGCTCTGGCGACGGCGCTCCCTGCCCACCCTGCTGATCGCCGTGCCGCTCTTGCTCACCAACCTGCTGTCGGCATCGCCCAGTTACCGCACCTTGATCCACCACTACAGCCTGCCCCTGGCGGTGGTGGCGGTGGTGGCCGCCATCGATGGCCTCAAGGAAAGGAAAGCCGAAGCGACCCACCCTTTCCCCTGGACCCTCACCTGGGCTGTGGTCTGCTGGTTGGCCCTGGCCAAACCCTGGTTTTTCACCGGCCCCTACCTGGAGCGGCTCAACGTTTTGCAGGACGCCCGATCGGCCATCGCGCAAGTGCAAGCCGACGATGCCGTATTGACCACCAGCTATCTGGTGCCCCACCTGAGCCATCGCCAACAGATTGCGTTTCCCAAAAAAAGCTTCAGCGATGCACTCCAAGGCGACCAGTGGACAACATTGGTGTTGCACCCAGACGACCCCGGCTGGGGTTCAAGCCGCCGCATCCAACAACAGCTGCTCGACATTGCCGCTTCTCAAAACTGGAACTGTCGAGCCTGGCCTTCAGGGCTGACACTCTGCCGCCGCCCTTAAGTGACCAGCACATCAATGCAAAAGAAAAGCCCACCTTGCGGTGGGCATCGAAACGCAATGGCCAACCTCTCGATCAGAGCGCGTTACCACGGGGCAGAACCTCTTCGGGGAAGACGAAGTTTTCGTGCGGCTGATCAGCCGGTGCCATCCAGGCACGCAGACCTTCATTCAGAAGGATGTTCTTGGTGTAGAAGGTCTCGAATTCGGGATCTTCTGCAGCGCGGATTTCCTGTGACACGAAGTCGTAGGCGCGCAGGTTGAGGGCCAGGCCGATGATGCCGATGGAGCTGGTCCACAGGCCCATCACAGGCACGAACAGCATGAAGAAGTGCAGCCAGCGCTTGTTGGAGAAGGCGATCCCGAAGATCTGGCTCCAGAAGCGGTTGGCGGTGACCATCGAATAGGTCTCTTCTTCCTGGGTGGGCTCGAACGCCTTGAAGGTGTTCGACTGCTCACCGTCCTCAAACAAGGTGTTTTCCACGGTGGCGCCATGGATAGCG is a genomic window containing:
- a CDS encoding iron uptake porin, which codes for MKLFQQLLVAPAALGLLAPVAANAAELNINGVSDYASSSEQVTSITQFSDVYPTDWAYQALSNLIERYGCVAGYPNGTYRGQRAMTRFEAAALLNACLDRVTEVTDELKRLMKEFEKELAILKGRVDGLEAKVGELEATQFSTTTKLKGKTTFVIGANAFGGNAKNINVFDASGDLVGGYPMPKSTTVRGIFNRAITAAGDTKNTEKMATLANSNLGATVFNYDQQLDLDTSFTGKDLLKVRLRTGNFQNSAFGFNASTGIGSPFGGTYATASGMETAFEEGTIGNAITVNRLFYQFPLGSDFTVTAGGVVRQDDMLAVWPSAYPADSVLDFFTYAGAPGTYNLNLGSGAGIWWQKDAFSISANYVSSNGNFSAPTAFDGNGNRTCTDADGNFVAGGIATDCSAGTGTVQIAYAKDNWGLAAAYNYSSQNFGNMYQGTATPLATQVGSLGNTNSVGISAWWTPENAGWIPSISTGWGLNSTSGAEDTTLLGYDFDSATTQSWYVGLQWADVFLKGNSAGMAVGQQGFVTSLGLDGNKTFSNRQASDAEDVLVRDGQYAWEWWYMFQVTDNISVTPAIFYLSRPLGTATQGVSYNQFGGLVKTTFKF
- a CDS encoding glycosyltransferase family 39 protein, whose amino-acid sequence is MNPNGTGVVSGRRAAVTPLLLWSLTLLLWLPWLGNQPLRDWDEGLVATVSRSTVSRSTDGLLAFKWEAAYLNKPPGLHWLIGGAVQHFGEADGVVRLVPCLLSSLAVPLIYWLRCGLNPTPATPDARRQRDRRALMAALILMTLLPMARHGRLAMLDGTLVSCSLLLWSGWITSRTTPWHALLAGLGGSGVLLLKPPALLGFLLIALAISLWERRPWRTPALGWFGLGLLPGIGWHGWHLHQRGADALVMWGGQGLGRITEVVGENQGAWVMPITEVLEGGWPWLLLLPTGLAWAWRHRQQSSGRWELGLLIGSAALVLPLRTQLPWYSHLLWAPIALLCGEGLAQLLQTGKPRWLSWGFQLLGVLSLVLAGLTSLFASSNQLPIAALLLAGLGLLIGGAGLRGASLRSRHRGLVAVLVGWGLALLMLWQSQLWLWELNESWDPRPIAGQIRQLPEDAVVVLKGPTRPSLGWYAGRELRRSSETDSDTSANEHWRVSRQQESDCDKVGATQEGDWALWHCPATP
- a CDS encoding DUF2079 domain-containing protein, coding for MNQHPPHRAPAPPPGALWLWSVLLGLLAWGTSALRHALLQSNAYDLGLFDQWAWLIGSGHVPISSMEDVHVLADHGAWLFYAAGAAYALLPSVQSLLASQALALGLTAVPIWMLASQAALSRQRCWLACGLWWLQPVVFNASLFDMHPETWVMPAFALALWAERAERPRLWLALLLLMLGARDGLVLITAGMALDLGWRRRWRWSASAAALSGLWLLLLSRWLYPLLRDGEGPKAAGRMFSHLGGAPGTVLQSIDWSGGGLYLLLLALPCLWLWRRRSLPTLLIAVPLLLTNLLSASPSYRTLIHHYSLPLAVVAVVAAIDGLKERKAEATHPFPWTLTWAVVCWLALAKPWFFTGPYLERLNVLQDARSAIAQVQADDAVLTTSYLVPHLSHRQQIAFPKKSFSDALQGDQWTTLVLHPDDPGWGSSRRIQQQLLDIAASQNWNCRAWPSGLTLCRRP